From the genome of Kiloniellales bacterium, one region includes:
- the trmB gene encoding tRNA (guanosine(46)-N7)-methyltransferase TrmB, translating to MTERRQEDKPPRRQFYGRRYGRPLRPARARLMESLLPRLAVTLEEAASLPALTARFEPEPEELWLEIGFGAGEHLAAQAAARPEIGFLGAEVFVNGIAALLSRIEAAGLDNVRIYQGDGRDLLEALPEAAFARVAVLFPDPWPKARHQRRRILQPETLDQLARVLRDGGELRLATDDPDYLTWMLEKTAAHPAFDWLARRAADWRERTADWPASRYEQKALARGARPVYLRFRRRGRAVAKSDGGAGKARSNP from the coding sequence ATGACCGAGCGCCGCCAAGAGGACAAACCGCCCCGACGGCAGTTTTACGGCCGCCGCTACGGCCGCCCGCTGCGGCCGGCCCGGGCGCGGCTCATGGAAAGCCTCTTGCCGCGGCTTGCCGTGACCCTGGAGGAGGCCGCCAGCCTTCCGGCTCTGACCGCGCGCTTCGAGCCCGAGCCCGAGGAGCTCTGGCTGGAGATCGGCTTCGGCGCCGGCGAGCACCTGGCGGCCCAGGCGGCCGCCCGGCCCGAGATCGGCTTCCTGGGCGCCGAGGTCTTCGTCAACGGCATCGCCGCGCTGCTGTCTCGGATCGAGGCGGCCGGCCTCGACAACGTCCGGATCTACCAGGGCGACGGCCGCGACCTGCTGGAGGCGCTGCCGGAGGCCGCCTTTGCGCGGGTCGCGGTGCTCTTCCCCGATCCCTGGCCCAAGGCGCGGCATCAGCGTCGCCGCATCCTCCAGCCCGAGACTCTCGATCAGCTGGCCCGGGTGTTGCGCGATGGCGGCGAGCTGCGCCTCGCCACCGACGATCCGGACTACCTGACCTGGATGCTGGAGAAGACCGCGGCGCATCCCGCCTTCGACTGGCTCGCCCGCCGCGCCGCGGACTGGCGGGAACGCACGGCCGACTGGCCTGCAAGCCGCTACGAGCAGAAGGCCCTGGCCAGGGGCGCGAGGCCGGTCTACCTGCGCTTCCGGCGCCGCGGCCGGGCCGTGGCGAAATCCGACGGGGGCGCCGGCAAAGCGCGCTCGAATCCCTAG
- the rimP gene encoding ribosome maturation factor RimP, translating to MRSKTSEGKAAEVERLIAPTLTAMGYDIVRVQLSGNQRPRLQIMAEHRDGSEMNVDHCAEISRTVSALLDVEDPIRGSYHLEVSSPGIDRPLTRLADFDRFAGLEARMELSVPRDGRRRFRGRLAGTDKEEVRVELPEGEVRLPFDLIQRAKLVLTDELLAANANKARDGHRSSD from the coding sequence CTGCGATCGAAGACCAGCGAGGGCAAGGCCGCCGAGGTCGAGCGCCTGATCGCCCCGACCTTGACGGCGATGGGCTACGACATCGTGCGGGTCCAGCTGAGCGGCAACCAGAGGCCGCGGCTGCAGATCATGGCCGAGCACCGCGACGGCTCGGAGATGAACGTCGATCATTGCGCCGAGATCAGCCGTACGGTTTCGGCCCTGCTCGACGTCGAGGATCCGATCCGCGGCAGCTACCACCTGGAGGTCAGCTCGCCCGGGATCGACCGGCCGCTGACCCGCCTGGCGGACTTCGACCGCTTCGCCGGCCTCGAGGCGCGGATGGAGCTTTCGGTCCCAAGAGACGGCCGCCGCCGCTTTCGCGGCCGGCTGGCGGGGACGGACAAGGAGGAGGTTCGCGTCGAGCTGCCGGAGGGCGAAGTCCGGCTGCCCTTCGACCTGATCCAGAGGGCGAAGCTGGTCCTGACCGACGAGCTGCTGGCGGCGAACGCGAACAAGGCAAGGGACGGACACCGGAGTTCGGATTGA
- the nusA gene encoding transcription termination factor NusA — protein sequence METATALKTELLQVADAVAREKSIDREEVLEAMEQAITKAGRAKYGHEHDIRAEIDRTSGEIKLKRYQEVVEEIENEFTQILTKDAQVRDSKLKSGDFIIEELPPIDLGRIAAQTAKQVIVQKVREAERQRQYEEYKDRVGEIVNGIVKRNEFGNVSVDLGRAEAMMRRDESLPRESFRTGDRVRAYIYDVRQELRGPQIFLSRTHPQFMAKLFAQEVPEIYDSIIEIKAVARDPGSRAKIAVLSHDSSIDPVGACVGMRGSRVQAVVSELQGEKIDIIPWSHDVATFVVNALAPAEVSKVVLDEEQGRIEVVVPDDQLSQAIGRRGQNVRLASQLSGWDIDILTEDEESERRQEEFRTRSQMFIDALDVEDVIAHLLVTEGFSTIEQVAFVPVDELAQIEGFDEEIAEELRARARGHLEEQDRLMDERRRELGVEDALAEIEGLSAAMLVKLGEAGVKTLDDLGDLASDELIEHLGALAPKAEQADTIIMAARAHWFDDEPAPAEPAPTEPAEAPEAAAGQEP from the coding sequence ATGGAAACGGCAACGGCACTTAAAACCGAACTGCTGCAGGTGGCGGACGCCGTCGCCCGCGAGAAGAGCATCGACCGCGAGGAGGTGCTCGAGGCGATGGAGCAGGCGATCACCAAGGCGGGCCGGGCCAAGTACGGCCACGAGCACGATATCCGCGCCGAGATCGATCGGACCAGCGGCGAGATCAAGCTCAAGCGCTACCAGGAGGTGGTCGAGGAGATCGAGAACGAGTTCACCCAGATCCTGACCAAGGACGCGCAGGTCCGCGATTCCAAGCTCAAGTCGGGCGACTTCATCATCGAGGAGCTGCCACCGATCGACCTGGGGCGGATTGCGGCCCAGACCGCGAAGCAGGTGATCGTCCAGAAGGTCCGGGAAGCCGAGCGCCAGCGCCAGTACGAGGAGTACAAGGACCGGGTCGGCGAGATCGTCAACGGCATCGTCAAGCGCAACGAGTTCGGCAACGTCAGCGTCGACCTCGGCCGCGCCGAGGCCATGATGCGCCGCGACGAGAGCCTGCCGCGGGAATCCTTCCGCACCGGCGACCGGGTGCGCGCCTACATCTACGACGTCCGCCAGGAGCTGCGCGGCCCGCAGATCTTCCTGTCGCGGACCCACCCGCAGTTCATGGCCAAGCTCTTCGCCCAGGAAGTGCCCGAGATCTACGACAGCATCATCGAGATCAAGGCGGTCGCCCGCGACCCCGGCAGCCGGGCGAAGATCGCGGTCCTGTCGCACGATTCCTCGATCGATCCGGTGGGCGCCTGCGTCGGCATGCGCGGCAGCCGGGTTCAGGCCGTGGTCAGCGAGCTCCAGGGCGAGAAGATCGACATCATTCCCTGGTCCCACGACGTCGCGACCTTCGTGGTCAACGCCCTGGCGCCGGCCGAGGTCAGCAAGGTCGTGCTCGACGAGGAACAGGGCCGGATCGAGGTGGTCGTCCCCGACGACCAGCTGTCCCAGGCCATCGGCCGCCGCGGCCAGAACGTCCGGCTGGCCTCGCAGCTCTCCGGCTGGGACATCGACATCCTGACCGAGGACGAGGAATCGGAGCGCCGCCAGGAGGAGTTCCGCACCCGCTCGCAGATGTTCATCGATGCCTTGGACGTCGAAGACGTCATCGCGCACCTGCTGGTCACCGAGGGCTTCAGCACCATCGAGCAGGTCGCTTTCGTGCCGGTCGACGAGCTGGCCCAGATCGAGGGCTTCGACGAGGAGATCGCCGAGGAGCTGCGGGCGCGGGCGCGCGGCCACCTCGAGGAGCAGGACCGGCTGATGGACGAGCGCCGGCGCGAACTGGGGGTGGAGGACGCCCTGGCCGAGATCGAGGGCTTGAGCGCCGCGATGCTGGTCAAGCTGGGCGAAGCCGGGGTCAAGACCCTGGACGACCTGGGGGACCTCGCCAGCGACGAGCTGATCGAACACCTGGGCGCCTTGGCGCCCAAGGCCGAACAGGCCGACACCATCATCATGGCGGCACGGGCCCATTGGTTCGACGACGAGCCGGCTCCCGCCGAGCCGGCCCCCACCGAGCCGGCCGAGGCGCCCGAGGCCGCCGCCGGCCAGGAGCCCTGA
- a CDS encoding RNA-binding protein, whose protein sequence is MQDGTTEAPERRPGRPEGPLRRCIVTGELRPKPELLRFVVGPGGVVVPDVKGVLPGRGLWLLPRRPIIDKACKRQLFARAARAPVRVPEDLPLQVAQLLRRRCLDLIGLAKRAGQAVAGFEQVRPWLASGRAGVLLAAADGAADGRRRLKALGTGLRPGLPLIEDFSSAELGAALGRDKVVHAALADGGLAQALIVEAARLAGVLAED, encoded by the coding sequence ATGCAGGACGGTACGACGGAAGCGCCGGAGCGCCGCCCGGGGCGCCCCGAGGGGCCGCTGCGGCGCTGCATCGTGACCGGCGAGCTGCGGCCGAAGCCCGAACTTCTGCGATTCGTGGTCGGGCCCGGCGGCGTGGTGGTTCCCGACGTCAAGGGCGTACTGCCCGGGCGCGGATTGTGGTTGCTGCCGCGGCGTCCTATAATCGACAAAGCCTGCAAACGGCAGCTCTTCGCGAGAGCCGCGCGGGCACCGGTGCGTGTGCCCGAGGACTTGCCTCTGCAGGTGGCTCAGCTCCTGCGTCGTCGTTGCCTGGATCTGATCGGCCTCGCCAAACGGGCGGGACAGGCGGTGGCGGGTTTCGAGCAGGTCCGGCCCTGGCTCGCCTCGGGTCGGGCCGGGGTGCTGCTGGCCGCGGCGGACGGCGCGGCCGACGGGCGGCGGCGGCTTAAGGCCTTGGGTACGGGCCTGCGGCCGGGGCTGCCGCTGATCGAAGACTTCTCCTCGGCCGAGCTGGGCGCCGCCCTCGGCCGGGACAAGGTGGTCCACGCCGCCCTCGCCGACGGCGGCCTGGCGCAGGCGCTGATTGTCGAGGCGGCACGTCTGGCCGGCGTGCTGGCCGAGGATTAG
- the infB gene encoding translation initiation factor IF-2: protein MTTKEGEAKKPLKLNRPGRLELKKTVETGQVRQSFSHGRTKAVTVEVKRTRSFERGAGGRMAEVKAPPEGFDQATAEAAEALGVAEVTTEAPRTLTDAERAGRMRALESAKRDEERRQIEAEQEAERRQREAEDAARRAEQEAEAQRVAEAEAEKNRAELEERRRIEEEARKQLEEEEKAKSKEAPAEKPAAPAAKKPAAAAEEPAKTKPRKGGGAPAKTPAPRRGGDERRRHGKLTITQALTGEDGMERVRSLASVRRQRERERQRQAGGMEGLPQKVIREVVVPETITVQELANRMAERGAEVIKTLMKMGVMATINQTIDADTAELVVSEFGHKLKRVSAADVEIGLKGDDDKAEDLKARPSVVTVMGHVDHGKTSLLDALRATDVVAHEAGGITQHIGAYQVTLASGDKVTFIDTPGHAAFTEMRSRGANVTDIVVLVVAADDGIKDQTVEAINHAKAAKVPIVVAINKIDKPEANPDRVKQELLQHDLVVEDMGGEILAVPVSAVEGTGLDKLVEALLLQAELLELKANPERAAEGVVIEAKLEQGRGSVATVLVQRGTLKVGDIFVTGSESGRVRALLNDHGEKVEEAGPSAPVEVLGLAGTPLAGDDFVVVESEARAREIASFRKSKVRDQGAAANRVSLEQLISKIQEGETKRLPVVIKSDVQGSVEAIVGALEKLGTDEVAVQVLHTGVGGINESDITLARASGAMVIGFNVRANPQARELARRDDVEIRYYSIIYNVVDEMKAALSGMLAPSREEKFLGYAEIREVFNITKVGKVAGCMITEGQVKRGAKVRLLRDDVVIHDGTLKTLRRFKDEVREVKDGYECGMAFENYQDIQVGDKIECYEVEEKARQL from the coding sequence ATGACGACGAAGGAAGGCGAAGCCAAGAAGCCTCTGAAGCTCAACCGCCCGGGGCGGCTCGAGCTGAAGAAGACCGTCGAGACCGGGCAGGTCCGGCAGAGCTTCAGTCATGGCCGGACCAAGGCGGTCACGGTCGAGGTCAAGCGCACGCGCAGCTTCGAGCGCGGGGCGGGCGGGCGCATGGCCGAGGTCAAGGCGCCGCCGGAAGGCTTCGACCAGGCGACGGCCGAAGCCGCCGAGGCCCTCGGCGTGGCCGAGGTCACGACGGAAGCCCCGCGCACCCTGACCGATGCCGAGCGCGCCGGCCGGATGCGCGCCCTGGAGTCCGCCAAGCGCGACGAGGAACGGCGCCAGATCGAGGCCGAGCAGGAAGCCGAAAGGCGGCAGCGGGAAGCCGAGGACGCGGCCCGCCGGGCCGAGCAGGAGGCCGAGGCGCAAAGGGTCGCGGAGGCCGAGGCCGAGAAGAACCGAGCCGAGCTCGAAGAGCGCCGCCGGATCGAGGAAGAGGCGCGCAAGCAGCTCGAGGAAGAGGAAAAGGCGAAATCCAAGGAGGCGCCCGCAGAGAAACCGGCGGCGCCGGCGGCCAAGAAGCCGGCCGCTGCCGCAGAGGAGCCGGCGAAGACGAAGCCCCGCAAGGGTGGCGGCGCTCCGGCCAAGACACCGGCACCGCGCCGCGGCGGCGACGAGCGGCGGCGCCACGGCAAGCTGACCATCACCCAGGCGCTGACCGGCGAGGACGGCATGGAGCGGGTCCGCTCCCTCGCGTCCGTGCGGCGCCAGCGCGAGCGCGAGCGTCAGCGCCAGGCCGGCGGCATGGAGGGCCTGCCGCAGAAGGTCATCCGCGAGGTCGTGGTCCCCGAGACCATCACCGTGCAGGAGCTCGCCAACCGCATGGCCGAGCGGGGCGCGGAGGTTATCAAGACCTTGATGAAGATGGGGGTCATGGCGACCATCAACCAGACGATCGACGCCGACACCGCCGAGCTGGTGGTCAGCGAGTTCGGCCACAAGCTGAAGCGGGTCTCCGCCGCCGACGTCGAGATCGGCCTCAAGGGCGATGACGACAAGGCGGAGGACCTCAAGGCCAGGCCGTCGGTGGTCACCGTGATGGGCCACGTCGACCACGGCAAGACCTCGCTGCTGGACGCCCTGCGGGCGACCGACGTGGTCGCCCACGAAGCCGGCGGAATCACCCAGCACATCGGCGCCTATCAGGTCACCCTGGCGTCCGGCGACAAAGTCACCTTCATCGACACCCCGGGCCACGCGGCCTTCACCGAGATGCGCTCGCGCGGCGCCAACGTGACCGACATCGTGGTTCTGGTGGTTGCCGCCGACGACGGCATCAAGGACCAGACCGTGGAGGCGATCAACCACGCCAAGGCGGCCAAGGTGCCGATCGTGGTCGCGATCAACAAGATCGACAAGCCGGAGGCCAACCCGGACCGGGTCAAGCAGGAGCTGCTGCAGCACGACCTCGTGGTTGAGGACATGGGCGGCGAGATCCTCGCCGTGCCCGTGTCGGCTGTCGAAGGCACCGGTCTCGACAAGCTGGTCGAGGCCTTGCTGCTTCAGGCCGAGCTGCTCGAGCTCAAGGCCAATCCGGAGCGGGCCGCCGAGGGCGTCGTGATCGAGGCCAAGCTCGAGCAGGGCCGCGGCTCGGTGGCCACCGTGCTGGTCCAGCGCGGGACCCTCAAGGTCGGCGACATCTTCGTGACCGGCAGCGAGTCCGGCCGGGTCCGCGCACTGCTGAACGACCACGGGGAGAAGGTCGAGGAAGCCGGGCCCTCGGCGCCGGTCGAGGTCCTCGGCCTGGCCGGCACGCCGCTGGCCGGCGACGACTTCGTCGTGGTGGAAAGCGAAGCCCGGGCCCGCGAGATCGCCAGCTTCCGCAAGAGCAAGGTGCGCGACCAGGGCGCCGCCGCCAACCGGGTCTCCCTGGAGCAGCTGATCTCCAAGATCCAGGAAGGCGAGACCAAGCGGCTGCCGGTCGTCATCAAGTCGGACGTGCAGGGCTCGGTCGAGGCCATCGTCGGCGCCCTGGAGAAGCTGGGCACCGACGAGGTCGCGGTCCAGGTGCTGCACACCGGCGTCGGCGGCATCAACGAATCCGACATCACCCTGGCCCGGGCCTCCGGCGCCATGGTGATCGGCTTCAACGTCCGGGCCAATCCCCAGGCCCGCGAGCTGGCCCGGCGCGACGACGTGGAGATCCGCTACTACTCGATCATCTACAACGTCGTCGACGAGATGAAGGCGGCGCTGAGCGGCATGCTGGCGCCGTCGCGCGAGGAGAAGTTCCTTGGCTACGCCGAGATCCGCGAGGTCTTCAACATCACCAAGGTCGGCAAGGTCGCCGGCTGCATGATCACCGAGGGCCAGGTCAAGCGCGGCGCCAAGGTCCGCCTGCTGCGCGACGACGTGGTGATCCACGACGGCACCCTGAAGACCCTGCGCCGCTTCAAGGACGAGGTGCGCGAGGTCAAGGACGGCTACGAGTGCGGCATGGCCTTCGAGAACTACCAGGACATCCAGGTCGGCGACAAGATCGAGTGTTACGAAGTCGAGGAGAAGGCGCGCCAGCTCTAG
- the rbfA gene encoding 30S ribosome-binding factor RbfA: MSRSRGRPPSQRQLRVGEELRHALSEVLSEAHLRDPDLVEAAITVTEVRLSPDLKNATAFVMPLGGADLEVKVAALRRAAPFLRGEVARRLKLRFTPRLSFEPDLSFDEAGRIDALLRGDRLRRDLEAPDPEAPGPQSADPEAEEADRGA; encoded by the coding sequence ATGTCCAGAAGCCGCGGACGGCCGCCCAGCCAACGCCAGCTGCGCGTCGGCGAAGAGCTGCGTCACGCCCTTTCCGAAGTTCTCAGCGAGGCCCATCTGCGCGATCCGGACCTGGTCGAGGCCGCGATCACGGTCACCGAGGTCCGGCTCAGCCCGGACCTGAAGAACGCGACCGCCTTCGTGATGCCCTTGGGCGGCGCCGACCTCGAGGTCAAGGTGGCCGCCCTGCGCCGCGCCGCGCCCTTTCTGCGCGGCGAGGTGGCGCGCCGGCTGAAGCTCCGCTTCACGCCGCGTCTCAGCTTCGAGCCGGACCTGTCCTTCGACGAGGCCGGGCGGATCGACGCCCTGCTGCGCGGCGACCGGCTGCGCCGGGACCTCGAGGCTCCGGACCCGGAGGCCCCTGGACCGCAATCCGCGGACCCGGAGGCGGAGGAGGCCGATCGTGGGGCGTAG
- the truB gene encoding tRNA pseudouridine(55) synthase TruB yields the protein MGRRRRGRPVHGWVVLDKPVGVTSTQAVGRVRRIFDAQKAGHGGTLDPLASGILPIALGEATKTVSYVMAGLKTYSFTLQWGAATSTDDAEGEVTARSEVRPGRAEIAAVLPRFEGEIEQVPPAFSAIKVAGERAYDLARDGAAPDLAPRPITIERLSLLDCPGPDLARFEVVSGKGAYMRALARDLGTALGTLAHIRELRRTAVGPFAEADSISLASLEALGHSAAAFEHLLPVETALDDIPALALTETEAQRLRLGQAVSMLARANRDRIAELTNGEVICAMAGEKLVALARYEAGDLHPVRVLNL from the coding sequence GTGGGGCGTAGGCGCCGCGGCCGGCCGGTCCACGGCTGGGTCGTGCTGGACAAGCCCGTCGGGGTCACCTCGACCCAGGCGGTCGGCCGGGTCCGCCGGATCTTCGACGCCCAGAAGGCGGGCCACGGCGGGACCCTGGACCCCCTGGCCAGCGGGATCCTGCCGATCGCCCTGGGCGAGGCCACCAAGACCGTGTCCTACGTCATGGCGGGCCTCAAGACCTACAGCTTCACCCTGCAGTGGGGGGCGGCCACCAGCACCGACGATGCCGAGGGCGAGGTCACAGCCCGCTCCGAGGTCCGGCCCGGCAGGGCGGAGATCGCCGCCGTCCTGCCGCGCTTCGAGGGCGAGATCGAGCAGGTGCCGCCGGCCTTCTCGGCGATCAAGGTGGCGGGCGAGCGGGCCTACGACCTGGCCCGCGACGGCGCCGCTCCGGATCTGGCGCCGCGGCCGATCACCATCGAGCGCCTCAGCCTGCTCGACTGTCCGGGTCCGGACCTGGCCCGCTTCGAGGTGGTCTCGGGCAAGGGCGCCTACATGCGGGCCCTGGCCCGGGACCTCGGCACCGCCCTGGGGACCCTGGCCCACATCCGGGAGCTGCGGCGCACCGCGGTTGGACCCTTCGCCGAGGCCGATTCGATTTCGCTGGCTTCTCTGGAGGCCCTCGGGCATAGTGCCGCCGCTTTCGAGCACCTTCTTCCGGTCGAGACCGCGCTGGACGACATCCCGGCCCTGGCCTTGACCGAGACCGAGGCGCAGCGGCTGCGGCTTGGACAAGCCGTATCCATGCTGGCCCGCGCAAACCGGGACCGCATTGCCGAACTCACCAATGGCGAGGTGATCTGCGCCATGGCCGGTGAGAAGCTGGTGGCCCTGGCACGCTACGAGGCGGGCGACCTGCACCCGGTGCGAGTCTTGAACCTGTAG
- the rpsO gene encoding 30S ribosomal protein S15, protein MSITMERKQELIGEYAQKQDDTGSPEVQVAILSERIKNLTEHLQTHKKDFHSRRGLLVMVGQRRRLLDYLKGKDKSRYEGLIQRLGLRR, encoded by the coding sequence ATGTCGATTACGATGGAACGCAAGCAGGAGCTGATCGGCGAGTACGCCCAGAAGCAGGACGATACCGGGTCCCCCGAGGTCCAGGTCGCGATCCTGTCGGAGCGGATCAAGAACCTGACCGAGCACCTGCAGACCCACAAGAAGGACTTTCACTCGCGGCGCGGCCTGCTGGTCATGGTGGGTCAGCGGCGCCGTCTCTTGGACTACCTCAAGGGCAAGGACAAGAGCCGCTACGAGGGCCTGATCCAACGTCTGGGGCTGCGCCGCTAA
- the pnp gene encoding polyribonucleotide nucleotidyltransferase has translation MFDIHRKEITWGGRPLVFESGRIARQADGAVLVRYGETIVLCTVVGEKAPRPGLDFFPLTVHYQEKTFAAGKIPGGFFKREGRPSEKEVLTSRLIDRPIRPLFAEGYKNETQVICTVLSHDLENDPDIVAMIGASAALTISGIPFLGPIGGCRVGYKDGEYILNPLQAEVPESDLDLILAGTQEGVLMVESEAQELSEEVMLGAVVFGHEQMQPVIDAIIDLAEACAKEPWDLTPPAPEVETVREKFQAEFGDSLAEAYTEVDKMTRRDKVAAVKEEAMASLDEEDEASLAVAGGVFKALESDIVRGSILKTGKRIDGRTTSDVRQIISEVGVLPRAHGSALFTRGETQAFVTTTLGTGQDEQIMDALEGEYRQHFLLHYNFPPYSVGEARRMAPPGRREIGHGKLAWRAIRPLLPEKEDFPYTIRVVSEITESNGSSSMATVCGSSLSLMDAGVPLPRPVAGIAMGLIKEGDDFAVLSDILGDEDHLGDMDFKVAGTDAGVTSLQMDIKITSITREIMEVALNQARDGRLHILGEMAKALTQAREGVSDMAPRITVITVPKDKIREVIGTGGKVIREICETTGAKIDIEDDGTVKVAAVDNEASQKAIDWIRSIVAEPEIGVIYEGKVVKIVDFGAFVNFLGARDGLVHISELAPHRVKTVNDVISEGDMVKVKCIGMDDRGKVKLSMKRVDQETGEDLEAEDKGGEAAKAG, from the coding sequence ATGTTCGATATTCATAGGAAAGAGATCACCTGGGGCGGGCGTCCGCTCGTCTTCGAGAGCGGGCGCATCGCGCGGCAGGCCGACGGCGCCGTGCTGGTCCGCTACGGCGAGACCATCGTGCTCTGCACGGTGGTTGGGGAGAAAGCGCCGCGTCCCGGCCTCGACTTCTTCCCGCTGACCGTCCACTACCAGGAGAAGACCTTCGCCGCCGGCAAGATTCCCGGCGGCTTTTTCAAGCGCGAAGGCCGGCCCAGCGAGAAGGAAGTCCTGACCTCGCGGCTGATCGACCGGCCGATCCGGCCGCTCTTCGCCGAGGGCTACAAGAACGAGACCCAGGTCATCTGCACCGTGCTCAGCCACGACCTCGAGAACGATCCCGACATCGTGGCCATGATCGGCGCCTCGGCGGCTCTGACGATCTCCGGCATTCCCTTCCTCGGCCCGATCGGCGGCTGCCGGGTCGGCTACAAGGATGGCGAATACATCCTCAACCCGCTTCAGGCGGAGGTGCCCGAGTCCGACCTGGACCTCATCCTGGCCGGCACGCAGGAAGGCGTCCTGATGGTCGAGTCCGAAGCCCAGGAGCTCTCGGAAGAGGTCATGCTCGGCGCCGTGGTCTTCGGCCACGAGCAGATGCAGCCGGTCATCGACGCGATCATCGACCTGGCCGAGGCCTGCGCCAAGGAGCCCTGGGACCTGACCCCGCCGGCGCCCGAGGTCGAGACGGTGCGCGAGAAGTTCCAGGCCGAGTTTGGCGATAGCCTGGCGGAGGCCTACACCGAGGTCGACAAGATGACCCGGCGCGACAAGGTTGCCGCGGTCAAGGAAGAGGCGATGGCCTCCCTCGACGAAGAGGACGAGGCCTCGCTGGCCGTCGCCGGCGGCGTCTTCAAAGCGCTGGAAAGCGACATCGTCCGGGGCAGCATACTCAAGACCGGCAAGCGGATCGACGGCCGCACGACCAGCGACGTCCGCCAGATCATCAGCGAGGTCGGCGTGCTGCCGCGGGCCCACGGCTCGGCGCTCTTCACCCGCGGCGAGACCCAGGCCTTCGTCACCACGACCCTGGGCACGGGCCAGGACGAGCAGATCATGGACGCGCTGGAGGGCGAGTACCGCCAGCACTTCCTGCTGCACTACAACTTCCCGCCCTATTCGGTGGGCGAGGCGCGTCGCATGGCGCCTCCGGGGCGCCGCGAGATCGGCCACGGCAAGCTGGCCTGGCGGGCGATCCGGCCCCTGCTGCCCGAGAAGGAGGACTTCCCCTACACGATCCGCGTGGTCTCCGAGATCACCGAGTCCAACGGCTCCTCCTCCATGGCGACGGTCTGCGGCTCATCGCTGTCGCTGATGGACGCCGGCGTGCCGCTGCCGCGGCCGGTGGCGGGCATCGCCATGGGCCTGATCAAGGAAGGCGACGACTTCGCCGTGCTCTCCGACATCCTCGGCGACGAGGACCATCTGGGCGACATGGACTTCAAGGTCGCCGGCACCGATGCCGGCGTGACCTCGCTGCAGATGGACATCAAGATCACCTCGATCACCCGAGAGATCATGGAAGTCGCCCTGAACCAGGCGCGCGACGGCCGCCTTCACATCCTGGGCGAGATGGCCAAGGCCCTGACCCAGGCGCGCGAGGGCGTCTCCGACATGGCGCCGCGCATCACCGTGATCACGGTGCCCAAGGACAAGATCCGCGAGGTCATCGGCACCGGCGGCAAGGTGATCCGGGAGATCTGCGAGACCACCGGCGCCAAGATCGACATCGAGGACGACGGCACGGTCAAGGTGGCCGCGGTCGACAACGAGGCCTCCCAGAAGGCCATCGACTGGATCCGCTCGATCGTGGCGGAGCCCGAGATCGGCGTGATCTACGAGGGCAAGGTCGTCAAGATCGTCGACTTCGGCGCCTTCGTAAACTTCCTCGGCGCCCGCGACGGCCTGGTGCACATCAGCGAGCTTGCGCCGCACCGGGTCAAGACCGTCAACGACGTCATCTCCGAAGGCGATATGGTCAAGGTCAAGTGCATCGGCATGGACGACCGCGGCAAGGTCAAACTGTCCATGAAGCGCGTGGACCAGGAGACCGGCGAGGATCTGGAAGCCGAGGACAAGGGCGGCGAGGCGGCCAAGGCCGGCTGA
- a CDS encoding glycerophosphodiester phosphodiesterase family protein, translating to MTAPPARIALPKVMGHRGVAARAPENTLAGLREAARLGLSWVEFDVMLTRDAVPVLFHDETLRRTTGCPGRMAETDYAAVKDLDAGAGFHPNFAGAPVPSLEQAVEVLLTEGLRPNVEIKPTPGRDVETVERTVAVLKALWPRDRPPPLFSSYSTMSVAAARALAPNWPRALVVDSIPARWRRTLEALGCACFHVHHRRGSEKLFREVHATGYAVSCFTVNRERRARTLFERGVDCVITDDPEGLGAAWRPGETPA from the coding sequence GTGACCGCGCCGCCGGCCCGCATCGCGCTTCCCAAGGTCATGGGGCACCGGGGCGTGGCCGCACGGGCGCCCGAGAACACCCTGGCCGGGCTGCGCGAAGCGGCCCGGCTCGGTCTGTCCTGGGTCGAGTTCGACGTCATGCTGACCCGGGACGCCGTCCCGGTGCTGTTTCACGACGAAACCCTGCGCCGGACCACCGGCTGTCCGGGACGGATGGCCGAGACCGACTACGCCGCGGTCAAGGACCTGGACGCCGGCGCCGGATTCCATCCGAACTTCGCCGGCGCGCCGGTGCCGAGCCTGGAGCAGGCGGTCGAGGTTCTATTGACCGAGGGGCTGCGCCCCAACGTCGAGATCAAGCCGACGCCCGGCCGTGACGTCGAGACGGTCGAACGGACGGTGGCGGTGCTCAAGGCGCTCTGGCCGAGGGACCGGCCGCCGCCGCTGTTCAGTTCCTACAGCACGATGAGCGTCGCGGCGGCCCGGGCCCTGGCGCCGAATTGGCCGCGGGCCCTGGTCGTCGACAGCATCCCGGCGCGGTGGCGCCGAACCCTCGAGGCCCTGGGATGCGCCTGTTTCCACGTTCACCATCGTCGGGGCAGCGAAAAGCTCTTCCGCGAGGTGCACGCGACCGGCTATGCCGTGTCCTGCTTTACCGTGAACCGGGAGCGGCGGGCGCGGACGCTTTTCGAACGCGGCGTGGACTGCGTGATCACCGACGACCCGGAAGGGCTCGGTGCCGCCTGGCGGCCGGGCGAAACGCCGGCTTGA